DNA sequence from the Fuscovulum ytuae genome:
CGTAGAGGGCCAGGGCCGAGAATTCGGTCAGGCCGAAGGCGGAAAGGTTGGGGCCGGGGAAGCCTGCGGCAAGGCTGATGGCGGCGAAGGCGGTGCCTGCGATGGCGGCGCCGCAGACGGTCAGGCTGGTGGAACCGAGGGGGGAAAGGCCGGGCAGGGCGGTGACCGTCCAGCGTGAGGCGAGGGTGAAGGTGATGACGGAGCCGAGGCAGAGCAGCGCCCCGATCCCGAAGCCAAGGCCGCCGTCGAAATTGCCGGCGGCAAGGATGCCACCGATGACGGATAACAGAAGGCCTAGGACGATTCCGGTCGTAAGTTTGCGCCCGTCAAAGACAATTTCCAAGATCATCCCGATCAGGGGCATAGCGGATGACACGACGGCCGCCATGACCGCCGAGGTGCCGGTCTGGCCGAAAACCAGCAAGAGCGCCCCCAGCGCCAAGAGCGAGCCGACCATGGTGCCGCGCAGCCAATTGGCGCGGCGGAGGGAATCGGTCCCTTCGATCAGCCACCAGAGCGGCAGGAGGAAGGCCGCAGCCATCACCATGCGG
Encoded proteins:
- a CDS encoding DMT family transporter, with translation MTALSPSRSPLSANLICTASMLIWAAALPAAEVLIRADPQPLPPLLLNAARMVMAAAFLLPLWWLIEGTDSLRRANWLRGTMVGSLLALGALLLVFGQTGTSAVMAAVVSSAMPLIGMILEIVFDGRKLTTGIVLGLLLSVIGGILAAGNFDGGLGFGIGALLCLGSVITFTLASRWTVTALPGLSPLGSTSLTVCGAAIAGTAFAAISLAAGFPGPNLSAFGLTEFSALALYGIGGLAISQVLWIIAVGRLGIAMSALHINLTPFYVMVFMLALGGSWSWVQALGAALVAVGVLVAQGLIPLGRRTRI